In one Solanum dulcamara chromosome 1, daSolDulc1.2, whole genome shotgun sequence genomic region, the following are encoded:
- the LOC129899596 gene encoding aquaporin TIP2-1-like isoform X1: MLGIAFGRFDDSFSLGSFKSYIAEFISTLLFVFAGVGSAIAYNKLTADASLDPSGLVAVAVCHGFALFVAVAIAANISGGHVNPAVTFGLALGGQITLLTGLFYWIAQLLGAIVASYLLKVVTGGMAVPIHVVAAGVGAAEGVVMEIIITFALVYTVYATAADPKKGSLGTIAPIAIGFIVGANILAAGPFSGGSMNPARSFGPAVASGNFAGIWIYWVGPLVGGGLAGLIYSNVFMNHEHAPLFIDG, translated from the exons ATGCTTGGCATAGCTTTCGGACGTTTCGATGATTCATTCAGCTTAGGGTCATTTAAGTCCTATATTGCTGAATTCATTTCCACTTTACTCTTTGTCTTTGCTGGAGTTGGTTCTGCTATTGCTTACA ACAAGTTGACAGCTGATGCTTCTCTTGATCCGTCCGGGCTTGTAGCAGTTGCAGTTTGCCATGGATTCGCTCTCTTCGTGGCAGTTGCCATTGCTGCCAACATCTCCGGTGGTCATGTGAACCCTGCTGTTACTTTCGGACTGGCTCTTGGTGGCCAAATTACCCTTCTCACCGGCCTCTTCTACTGGATTGCTCAACTTTTGGGTGCCATTGTAGCTTCCTACCTCCTCAAAGTTGTCACCGGAGGAATG GCCGTTCCAATCCATGTTGTGGCTGCTGGAGTAGGAGCTGCTGAAGGAGTGGTGATGGAAATCATCATCACCTTTGCTTTGGTGTACACAGTGTACGCCACAGCAGCTGACCCAAAGAAGGGTTCATTGGGTACAATAGCACCCATCGCCATCGGTTTCATTGTTGGTGCCAACATCTTAGCTGCTGGCCCATTCTCTGGCGGTTCAATGAACCCTGCCCGCTCCTTTGGACCTGCTGTGGCTAGTGGCAACTTTGCTGGTATCTGGATTTACTGGGTCGGACCACTTGTTGGCGG